GGGCCATACAAGCAAAACGAAGCGGAAAGTACGCAAAGTACCAAAACGCTTAACCACAAATGGGAACAGCCACAGTTGGGCGATCATCGAGTAAACGCCTTGCACGGCGAGCATAAACCCGATGGTCTTCGTGGCCATTCCCAGGCCTCCGGTAAACTTGAGGGGTAACACTACGTCATCATCGGATCTCGGTGTGCTCAGTAGTACCGGCATCAGCTGATCAAAGGAGACACTGTGGCTGAAAGAGGGCAGTGCATGTCAGTTAATTGTTCAAACGAAATGGATAAAAGAGTGTGGTGTTGAAGAGCGGGGGAAGGAGCCAACTCACTATGCAAGAATGCCGTAAGCAACGATAGTGAGGATGACTTGTCGGGTAAAGGCCTTGGGCGCGGGGCTCTTTTGCCCCTCCAGGTCACAATCAGCCGAAGCGCCATCCTCAACGGGTCGCAGGCAAGGCGATGATTCGGCAGTTTCGTATCCAGGCGGTGCATCAAGGTACTTTTCCTTGACGTCCACTTCGGAATCATCGGGAAGTTGCACGCGCGAGCCCCAGGACAGGTTGACCAACCAGTGGCCGAGTTCGAGACCGGGGTCACGACGGTGCTTCTTCTCCGGGTGCGTCTCCTCCAAAAACAGAAAACCGACTACGATACCGCAAACCAGCACGGTGATGCAAACAAGGTTGGGCAGCAGGAACGGGAATTTATCCCACAGTGTGCGGCGCGCAAAGAGGGCTGGGTAGTTGTCGCAAGGCTGGGCCAAAGCGCCGCCCATAGCCGGTCCAATGATCGATCCCAGACACCACACGAAAGGCATTATCGAATAAGCTCGCGGCTGATGCTCTTTTTTCGTCACGATCTCCGCAACCGTCGTCTGAAGAACACCGATGTTCCCGTTCAACATGCCGCCCAGCGCGCGCGCAACCATCGCCGTGGCTAGGTTGGGCGCAAATCCAAATACCACCATACTGATGGTGGTGCCCACGAGGCCCATAATGAGGACGGGCTTGCGACCAATCCGATCACTCATGCGGCCCCAGAACATGCCCGCAGAAAACTCAGCAAAGGTGAATGAGGAGGTGATCATGCCGGCGTACAGGGCGATTTGGCGGTCGTCATCTGTCACATGGAATGATTCGACCATGTGGTACACATATGGGAAAATTGACATGAAAGCAATTGGTTCACAGATTCGAACGAGTGCTATATCATATTCGTCAGCAAATAAGATCACTTATGGTTCGTGTAGATGTGGGTTGCGGCGCATTTTGCGGCTACCGTATTtcttcttgatttttttttatagtAGAACAAAAGTACCACACTTACCTAACACAAACAGTTGCCGAATTGGGAATGTAGAGAATTCATCGCCAGAGCCATTGCGGAAGCGTCGGCCCTGTAAACAGGCTGGTCGTTGAAACATCGTAGGGTTGGAATGAGCTAGAAGCAGACACAAGGGAATTTCAAGAGAGGCTTCTGGGACACCCCACTTCTCTTAAAGATTGTATGGCTCAGAaagaagggggaaaaaaggtAAGAACAAGGTACCAGATTAAAGGTGCTTTTGATTCTTTAATTTCCCCAGAGTCCTGAATAAGAGGGAGAGAATGTAATAGCGTTGTTGGAGCAAGGAGCAGGGTCTTTTGGTTTTAGGGCTTCAGCATTGCTCCCCCTGCGGTTGGAAATTCTATCAAGATCCGATGAGGTAGGGTGGATGATTGTATGAGACACCTGTAAGGGAGTCCGGAGAGTTTGTAGAAGACAGAGGCTCGGAGGttctgaagaagagaaggatcTATAAGTCCAAGGAAGAGTTAAGTTGTCAAGAGTAGATAGAAGAAAGtccaagggaaaaaaaacttaGGGAAAGGGGAAGCTATTAAAATAAGAAGTTTGACAGTGGATAGGTCTATAGAAATGATCAGGCGCCCAAGAACTAAAATGTCAACCGTTCAGCATCACAACTAGACATTTCGGTTACAGCTGTACAGGATGCAGTTGGCAAACATTGGATCAGGATAAAGACGAACGAAGTGGGTCAGATTCTCTTTTATTATTGTAATTCTGTGTTTtgttttattttattttcaattttcaattttaattttaaaaattaaaaaaaaatcctttATTCTATTATGTGGATCTGAggtacgaagtacggagtagaaaccTGACATTTCCGTACAAGAAGAGTAGGGGGAAGCGGAAGAATCCCCCCGGAGGTAAGGAAAGGGGGTGGATCCAATAGGAAGAACTCGGTATATcgtcatctttttttttttttttgacataTTTGATTTATTGGATATTTGATGTTTGGCTTAGGTTATTTCGGATTTTCCTTTCATCGGGGGGAGAGGGAGGTTAGTATCCTTGAAATGCTAAGATATTATacaagagaaaaaggaaaacataTTCCAATGGCGATTAATCAGATCAGATTTCGAACTGTAACACCAGCACAGAAATATAGTGAACATCTACATGTCCTAATTTAATTTgtaagagaaaaaaaaaaagaaagtttATCATCTTTGATTCGACAGATCCATCCCCCAGATCCAACaagagatggaaaaaaaaaagaacaaaagaacACCAAAATGATTTCCTCGAGACCCACGGTCCTGAACACCGGGCCCCCGGGGAACGGCATTAGGCCAACCCTTAGTCTCTTGGTAGGGGGCGCTAGACGATACCTCACCCGTATAGCGTAAGGTAAGGAAGATCAAATTTTTCTTGTGGTTCCCAGAGCTTTGGTTTTAGTGCAAATTAGTGAGATGATAGATCTCGCCTTTTTAGCTCCGCGATATCTCTGCGCCTCCCCGagacctacaacatatgtacTAGCATGAACCTACTTCGTACTTCGTATATTGATGGGGACTTTAGAAAAGGGTCAAATTCAAGATGTCATTAATTAAACgattttgaaattttttttttccttccccTTTTCCATCTCTACAACCGTAATGCACTCCGTATTCACAGAGACCAAACATCATGTCGTCATACTCTCCACTCAACGGAAAGGGAAAGCTAACTTACCCACCCTTCCCAGATGGCCGGGATGATCAGGAGAATCTGTACGGAGCACAAAGTACGGACTACTTTTCGAATAAGTTGGGAACCCACTGATTGGGTTGAAACAAAGGTGAACCATGTTTAGGATATACAACTGGAACAGGATGCGGTGTACGGGAAACTCTAGCCAATGTTTGAGCGCCATCCCGTCCACTGTCTCATTGTTGAATGGTCAACCCCGTTTTCAAGTCCCCCAGAACCCAAATTTCATAAAGTGTTTCTCTTTAATCCCGCCATCCCGGTACAGATGGAGCCAATTGAGTAGAACCGGCAGAGAGGGAGAAGGTAATGAAACACTCGGGGATTCGATGATCATCCTAGTAGAATACACACCGTACCAGTAAAATATACTCTCTGGGCACTATATTGTGGATTTTTGAGACCTTCGAGAAGACTTCGGAGAATCAGCTGAGCTTGTCAAAAATTCACCGACACTCCCGAGCCCTATCTATTGGCCGTTAGACGTCGATCGGCAAAAGGGGAAACCAATGCCGCCCCTTTCCCTCCCCCTTACAATTGTCCCAGAGGATATCAGCCATTGGGGCGAAGTTAGGTGGATAGCTCAACCGCAATCCCACTCGAACTAGATTCTTGTTCcctgtgctccgtactccgtactccgtattcgGTATTCTGTATTCCGtatgtgcttttttttggaacttTCGATCTCTAAAATGCAAGTGGAATCAAATTCAAAAGTCGGTAAAGTGCCGACCCAACAAGAAGGGACTGCATAAGACCCAAGGGGCTGGGAACAAGTGGGACCATTGTGTTTATTCGACACAatgtctactccgtacatatgtacggagtagagtaccttatatacggagtactctgtagAAGAAAAACTAAATTTTGCTTTGGTTTTATTCTTGCTGTACGACAGAAAAGTTGTCTGGGGCCACGCGAGGGAGTGGGTAAAAAAGCCGGTGAGAAGTCatgagagaaaaaaaaaaaaaaaaaaaagaacgtCATACTTGAGCATGGTTTAGCGGCTTGAGCCTCTCAGGGGTGCGCCCAGTAACTAGAATATGCCAAAGGAGGAAAGTCAAGGAACGGTGTGAGCAAGAATTGTAAACACGACTGGGGCTCCTGCAACCTGCAAAATTCCCCTTGACGTTTCTTTTACAACCAGTCATACAAGATGTCGGGTCGTGATGTTGCTTTTGGTCCTCGGACAAACAAAGCGATTAAGAAGAGTCACTCGATTTGAAAGTAGGGTGATCGTGCCCAGCTGACAGTGGGCCAATACAAGCTCTAGGGTCTGACAGGGTGTTTGACAAATCCTTCCATGCATGAAATACCGAAAAACGTCGATCACAATGCATGTCTCCCTGTCGAGGAGACGATTGGCTACAAGGGAGGTGGGAGCGCTTGAACAACGGCAATCGTTGAGATGTCCGACACGCGAGTCGCAACCCAACAACTGAAAGAGCCCGACGTATTTTGACGCGGATATAGCGGTGACTGTTCAGGAAACAAAACCCGTCATCTTTCCATGCATCACGCGACGATGCACTACCGTGGCTCCGTCAACAAGAGTCGTGTCTACCTTGATATCCATTCGGACTGTTCGGAAGAAGGATTGCAACCCAACGGCCGGAAATTATAGCctactttttctttttgtttcatGTATATTGCAATTCAAATCGGGACGGAGATCATGTGAGTGGGCTGCCATTTTTCTACCCTGCAGCCAACCGAATCATCCATGTATGGTGGGGTAGAAAGAGCCCCTGC
The nucleotide sequence above comes from Penicillium digitatum chromosome 1, complete sequence. Encoded proteins:
- a CDS encoding Major facilitator superfamily domain, general substrate transporter encodes the protein MFQRPACLQGRRFRNGSGDEFSTFPIRQLFVLALVRICEPIAFMSIFPYVYHMVESFHVTDDDRQIALYAGMITSSFTFAEFSAGMFWGRMSDRIGRKPVLIMGLVGTTISMVVFGFAPNLATAMVARALGGMLNGNIGVLQTTVAEIVTKKEHQPRAYSIMPFVWCLGSIIGPAMGGALAQPCDNYPALFARRTLWDKFPFLLPNLVCITVLVCGIVVGFLFLEETHPEKKHRRDPGLELGHWLVNLSWGSRVQLPDDSEVDVKEKYLDAPPGYETAESSPCLRPVEDGASADCDLEGQKSPAPKAFTRQVILTIVAYGILAYHSVSFDQLMPVLLSTPRSDDDVVLPLKFTGGLGMATKTIGFMLAVQGVYSMIAQLWLFPFVVKRFGTLRTFRFVLLVWPPLYLAVPYLVLLPSKLQMLAVYVSLISKITFHVIAFPATAILLANAAPSSKVLGSINGVAASTASLSRAFGPTITGLLHSKGLNSGYSVLAWWACGLVCLIGAIQSFWMEESPEPERFKTCQPEVSESELKREALSDFDNQDEESYELPEEEQRLLSLRSSVDHDFDISQLNLNAIDNIPHPQGDVTNDTNV